Proteins encoded within one genomic window of Bacillus sp. F19:
- a CDS encoding fatty acid desaturase family protein, with protein MNSEINQLEATNPPQELEKHRFSKEIMLKIRDLQQRNNWYNFFAIGLDWFIISLAIVLNYFIPSVWMYLISLVIIGSRMRGLDIMMHESSHRMLFKNRKLNKWVACFFAAYPIMISHKAYCKSHMSHHKYLWSDVDPDKQRYQIVGLDKPPENRMKFFIHHCLKPLFLVHVPNYLIGMIKVTAYAKDEPRLDQVIRTLYWGVIIINSIIFGFWQELILFWFVPFITTFQVLKYWAEMAEHAGLESEQEIFASRNSFGNWFERSLIHPHRNSYHLVHHLFPAVPHYNIKKAHLILLEDSEYQKAHHCTGFFLSSAPGFSSVIDDIQGRIPFWNKLKNK; from the coding sequence ATGAATAGTGAAATTAACCAATTAGAAGCGACGAACCCCCCACAAGAGTTAGAAAAGCACCGTTTTTCGAAAGAAATTATGTTAAAAATCCGCGACTTACAACAACGTAATAATTGGTATAATTTTTTTGCTATAGGACTGGATTGGTTTATCATCTCCTTGGCAATTGTTCTCAATTATTTTATACCATCTGTTTGGATGTATTTAATTAGTCTCGTTATCATCGGCAGCCGTATGCGTGGTTTGGATATCATGATGCATGAGTCAAGTCATCGTATGCTGTTTAAAAACCGTAAATTAAATAAGTGGGTTGCATGTTTCTTTGCAGCCTATCCGATTATGATTTCTCATAAAGCATACTGTAAGAGTCATATGAGTCACCACAAATACTTGTGGAGCGACGTAGACCCCGATAAACAAAGGTATCAAATAGTTGGATTGGATAAACCTCCTGAAAATAGGATGAAGTTTTTTATTCATCATTGCTTAAAACCATTGTTCTTGGTGCATGTGCCCAACTATCTTATCGGAATGATCAAAGTAACAGCATATGCAAAAGATGAACCTCGTTTGGATCAGGTAATCCGAACTTTATATTGGGGAGTTATCATTATTAATTCAATTATTTTTGGTTTTTGGCAAGAGTTAATCCTTTTTTGGTTTGTACCATTTATAACAACATTCCAAGTGTTAAAATATTGGGCTGAAATGGCAGAACATGCTGGGCTAGAGTCTGAACAGGAGATATTTGCATCAAGAAATTCTTTTGGGAATTGGTTTGAGCGCAGTCTAATCCACCCTCACCGAAATTCATACCATTTAGTTCATCACCTTTTCCCTGCTGTACCGCACTACAACATAAAGAAGGCTCACCTTATATTATTAGAAGATTCAGAATACCAAAAAGCACACCATTGTACGGGCTTCTTTTTGTCTTCTGCACCAGGTTTCTCATCGGTTATTGATGATATTCAAGGTCGTATACCATTCTGGAATAAATTAAAGAACAAATAG
- a CDS encoding beta-lactamase family protein: protein MELSERIEEFVMNYDDRLRFSGAILIQNEKKIFEGGFGYANRSEHIPITSRTRFGMASGCKVFTSVAICQLVEKEILTFDTCLKDCLDISFPHFHPNVTIHHLLTHTSGVPDYFDEEVMSDFEELWKAVPMYSIKSPKDFLPMFQDHPMKFDSGSKFSYSNAGYILLGLIVERMTGMTFPEYVSENIFRVCDMSDSGYFRMDKLPERTALGYIDSEEGNNWRTNIYSVPIVGGPDGGAFTTVLDLAKFWNGLLNAKLLGKEYTDRLLTPYVKSNNDIYYGYGVWISMKNDDVLKYFIFGFDPGVRIHSSVNAKSKIQSHIMSNIDQSVVPIVTGIDKLIFEK from the coding sequence ATGGAGCTTTCTGAAAGAATTGAAGAATTTGTAATGAACTATGATGATAGATTACGATTCTCCGGCGCAATCTTAATTCAAAATGAAAAAAAGATATTTGAGGGTGGATTTGGCTACGCCAATCGAAGTGAACATATCCCCATTACGTCAAGGACCAGATTTGGAATGGCATCTGGCTGTAAAGTTTTCACCTCAGTAGCGATATGTCAACTAGTTGAGAAAGAGATTTTGACTTTCGATACCTGCCTCAAAGATTGTCTGGATATCTCATTTCCACATTTCCATCCAAATGTTACAATTCACCATCTATTAACACATACCTCAGGAGTACCAGATTATTTCGATGAAGAAGTGATGAGTGATTTTGAAGAGTTATGGAAAGCTGTCCCTATGTATTCTATTAAATCACCAAAAGATTTCTTACCTATGTTCCAGGATCATCCTATGAAGTTTGATAGTGGGAGTAAGTTTTCTTATAGTAATGCAGGATATATTTTACTTGGGTTGATTGTAGAACGAATGACAGGGATGACGTTTCCAGAGTATGTTTCGGAAAATATATTTCGAGTTTGTGATATGTCAGACTCTGGGTATTTCCGGATGGATAAACTGCCTGAACGGACGGCACTAGGATATATTGATAGCGAAGAAGGTAACAATTGGAGAACAAATATTTATTCCGTTCCTATAGTAGGAGGTCCAGATGGGGGAGCATTTACAACCGTGTTAGACTTAGCAAAGTTTTGGAATGGATTATTAAATGCGAAACTATTAGGTAAAGAGTATACCGATAGGTTATTAACTCCCTATGTTAAGAGCAACAATGATATATATTATGGATATGGGGTTTGGATTTCAATGAAAAATGATGACGTGCTCAAATATTTTATATTTGGATTTGATCCAGGTGTTAGAATTCATTCCTCTGTAAATGCAAAATCGAAGATACAATCTCATATTATGTCGAATATTGATCAAAGTGTAGTTCCTATTGTAACTGGGATTGATAAACTGATTTTTGAAAAATAG
- a CDS encoding 4'-phosphopantetheinyl transferase superfamily protein: MKKIDNNLEVIAFKLGDPLPHKCIERKLKELPNDERQRILRFHKLADQQRTLLASLFIRKRLQKLLALPLPNLLIRRDQKGRPFLADFHEWKGDFNLSHSGEWIISGVTTTGRIGVDVEEIQPIDLSIIKLCLTQEEIHYLQNIPPEKRLLFFFEIWTLKEAFVKATGQGLQCSMDSFGFNMDAWSQNKITLRKNDLSSQYHFRIYQLEPNYNVAVCCTELEQINNLRIKIMDRSDFL; the protein is encoded by the coding sequence ATGAAGAAAATTGATAATAATTTAGAAGTTATTGCATTTAAGCTAGGCGATCCACTCCCACACAAATGTATTGAACGGAAACTTAAAGAATTGCCAAACGATGAGAGACAAAGAATTTTAAGATTTCACAAATTGGCAGATCAGCAAAGAACTTTATTGGCTAGTTTATTTATCAGAAAACGTTTGCAAAAATTGTTAGCTTTACCATTGCCTAATCTTCTTATTAGGAGAGATCAAAAAGGGCGTCCATTTCTGGCAGATTTTCACGAATGGAAAGGAGATTTTAATTTATCCCATTCCGGCGAATGGATTATATCTGGAGTTACAACAACTGGGAGAATTGGCGTAGATGTTGAAGAAATTCAACCCATAGATCTGTCCATAATCAAATTATGCTTAACTCAAGAAGAAATCCATTATTTACAAAACATCCCTCCCGAAAAACGGTTATTATTTTTCTTTGAAATTTGGACATTAAAAGAGGCATTTGTTAAGGCAACTGGACAAGGGCTCCAATGTTCTATGGATAGTTTTGGGTTTAATATGGACGCTTGGTCTCAAAATAAAATAACACTAAGAAAAAATGATCTTTCTAGTCAATATCATTTCCGAATATATCAATTAGAGCCAAATTATAATGTTGCTGTTTGTTGTACGGAATTAGAACAAATTAATAATTTAAGAATAAAAATAATGGATCGTTCTGACTTTCTGTAA
- a CDS encoding Ger(x)C family spore germination protein: MKWSFKILIILIIVLLFTTGCWNRREINELAITLAIGLDKTMDGQYLVTAQVVNPGEVAAKGGSRGSSTVVIYQATGETIFEAIRKMTRESPRRIYPSHLRILVIGESLAKEGIGKPLDLLFRDWELRSDFYIAVSKGMNAEGILKVPTVLEKIPANNLFDTLKVSEKAWSETSSVTLDDLIADLVSEGKQPVLTGIEARIKGNEEAALSKTNEEMIDSPGRLFFDGLSVFDKDKLIGWLDDKQSRTYNAVTNKVKSTVVNISCPKEGKAVLQLLKSKAKVKGKVKNGKPEIDIEFHREYNVGEVECNIDLTKPEIIKKLEKIEEQRAKKMFEQSIKQVQEEFEVDIFGFGEAVHRAEPKAWKKLKKSWEKEFEELPVNIKVDVKIRRIGTVGNSFLKDIK, from the coding sequence ATGAAATGGAGTTTTAAAATACTTATCATACTGATAATCGTTCTTTTATTCACAACAGGCTGCTGGAACCGTCGTGAGATAAACGAACTTGCCATTACTCTGGCTATTGGATTAGATAAGACTATGGATGGTCAATATCTTGTAACCGCTCAAGTAGTCAACCCAGGAGAGGTAGCCGCAAAAGGAGGCAGCAGGGGAAGTTCAACAGTAGTCATCTATCAGGCGACAGGTGAAACCATATTTGAGGCTATCCGAAAAATGACAAGGGAATCACCAAGAAGAATTTATCCTTCACACCTTCGAATTCTAGTGATTGGAGAGTCATTGGCAAAAGAAGGAATTGGTAAGCCGTTAGATTTGCTTTTCAGGGACTGGGAACTGCGTTCAGATTTTTATATTGCCGTATCAAAGGGAATGAATGCAGAAGGTATCCTAAAGGTGCCAACTGTTTTAGAAAAGATACCTGCCAATAATTTGTTTGATACTCTTAAAGTATCAGAAAAGGCATGGTCAGAGACAAGTTCTGTTACATTAGACGACCTGATTGCGGATTTGGTAAGCGAAGGTAAACAACCTGTGTTAACAGGTATAGAGGCACGTATTAAAGGTAATGAAGAGGCCGCTTTAAGCAAAACGAATGAAGAAATGATCGATTCCCCGGGACGATTGTTTTTTGACGGTTTATCGGTATTTGATAAGGATAAATTAATAGGCTGGCTTGATGACAAACAGAGCAGAACTTATAACGCCGTTACAAATAAAGTTAAAAGTACGGTTGTGAATATATCATGTCCTAAAGAGGGGAAAGCCGTTTTACAGCTCCTTAAGTCAAAAGCGAAAGTAAAAGGCAAAGTAAAGAATGGCAAACCTGAAATAGATATAGAATTTCACAGAGAATATAATGTCGGGGAAGTAGAGTGTAATATTGATCTAACGAAACCGGAAATTATTAAAAAATTAGAGAAGATAGAGGAACAAAGAGCCAAAAAAATGTTCGAACAGTCTATCAAACAAGTGCAGGAAGAGTTTGAAGTAGATATTTTTGGTTTTGGTGAAGCCGTTCATCGGGCAGAACCGAAAGCTTGGAAAAAACTAAAAAAAAGTTGGGAAAAGGAATTTGAAGAATTACCTGTGAATATTAAAGTTGACGTGAAAATACGGCGTATAGGAACGGTTGGTAATTCATTTCTGAAAGACATAAAATAA
- a CDS encoding spore germination protein: MSFFKKKTKKSINQSSLDHKDERNEINEDLLGTNLNVNIQHVKQLLGNSSDLVIREIQIGKGRLIKACIFYTDGLVDTNSIQNYIMKSLMLDDQDLLLSSEQNIVQVLKDRILAVGDIQDVTEFSSLMTSLLSGDVILLLDGYSQGFKISMRGGKDRGVMESTTETVVRGPKEGFTENLRTNSALIRRKIKTPHLWLETKKIGRETVTDVGIMYIDGIANDKVIKEVHRRLDRIEIDGILESGYIEELIQDEALSPFPTVYYSERPDKIAAELLEGKVAILVDGTPIVLVVPALFVSFIQAAEDYYQRADISTLIRLLRFFSLFIALLGPSLYIAITTFHQEMLPTGLLINLAAQREGVPFPAFIEALMMEAAFEILREASLRMPKAIAQAISIVGTLVIGSAAVEAGIVSPAMVIVVAITAISSFVLPSFAMSMSIRMLRFPMMALAASFGLFGILIGFIALILHLCSLRSFGIPYMSPFGPFIKEDITDTIVRAPRGRMLFRPRLISQKNIRREQTLKQNRQGNDD, encoded by the coding sequence GTGAGTTTTTTTAAGAAAAAAACAAAAAAAAGTATAAACCAATCTTCATTAGATCATAAAGACGAACGTAATGAGATAAACGAAGACCTGTTAGGAACAAACCTGAATGTAAACATTCAGCATGTCAAGCAACTGCTTGGGAACAGCAGCGACCTTGTGATTCGTGAAATACAAATTGGCAAGGGGAGACTTATTAAAGCATGTATTTTCTATACAGATGGATTGGTGGATACCAATTCCATTCAGAACTATATCATGAAATCGCTTATGTTAGACGATCAAGATCTATTGCTATCATCAGAACAGAATATTGTACAAGTTTTGAAAGATAGAATTCTGGCAGTTGGAGATATACAAGATGTAACTGAATTCAGCTCTTTAATGACTTCCCTGTTATCAGGGGATGTTATCCTTTTATTGGATGGGTATTCACAAGGTTTCAAAATCTCTATGCGGGGCGGGAAGGACCGCGGTGTAATGGAATCCACTACGGAAACCGTAGTTCGGGGACCGAAGGAGGGTTTTACGGAGAATTTGCGTACTAATTCGGCTTTAATACGCCGGAAAATAAAAACTCCTCACCTTTGGCTGGAAACAAAAAAAATCGGGAGAGAGACAGTCACAGATGTAGGGATCATGTATATCGATGGAATTGCGAATGATAAGGTCATTAAAGAAGTTCATAGGCGTCTGGATCGGATCGAAATCGATGGAATCCTGGAAAGCGGCTATATTGAGGAATTGATTCAGGATGAAGCTTTGAGTCCTTTTCCGACTGTCTATTATTCGGAACGGCCTGATAAGATTGCTGCCGAGCTTTTGGAAGGAAAAGTTGCCATTTTAGTGGATGGAACACCAATTGTTCTGGTTGTTCCTGCTCTTTTCGTATCCTTTATACAGGCTGCCGAAGATTATTATCAGCGTGCTGATATCAGCACCCTGATTCGTTTGCTTCGTTTTTTTAGTCTTTTTATAGCTTTACTGGGGCCATCTCTATATATCGCCATCACCACCTTTCATCAGGAAATGCTGCCAACAGGTCTTCTAATAAATTTAGCTGCCCAGCGTGAAGGGGTTCCCTTTCCGGCGTTCATTGAAGCACTTATGATGGAGGCCGCATTTGAAATTTTGCGGGAAGCCAGTTTACGAATGCCTAAGGCTATAGCACAAGCTATTTCTATTGTAGGAACACTTGTGATTGGTTCAGCTGCAGTAGAGGCTGGAATCGTTTCGCCCGCCATGGTAATCGTTGTCGCGATCACGGCAATTTCAAGCTTTGTCCTTCCTTCATTTGCCATGTCCATGTCAATTAGAATGCTTAGATTCCCGATGATGGCACTTGCCGCTTCTTTTGGCTTGTTCGGGATACTGATCGGGTTTATTGCTCTAATTCTTCATTTGTGCAGTTTGCGTTCCTTCGGGATTCCTTATATGAGTCCATTTGGTCCATTTATTAAGGAAGACATTACCGATACAATTGTTCGCGCTCCAAGAGGACGGATGTTATTTCGTCCCCGTTTAATCAGTCAGAAAAACATTAGACGTGAACAAACTTTGAAACAAAATCGGCAGGGGAACGATGATTAA
- a CDS encoding endospore germination permease: MEKNHKISEQQFAILVILFTIGTTILVIPGSLAQVVEQDAWLAAVFGTALSFILVVLFIAVGRMFPNMTIVEINEKLLGKWLGKAVSLSFVFFSLYSTTSLIQIVGSFLTTHIMPDTPIVTIHILFACILFMGIRLGLETLARAGEILFPFFIFLFIILAASISPQIDFQNMQPVLETGIKPMIRAVFLFISIFSLPLVVVLMIFPVSVNRPKEAEKTFFIGILIGGLCLIIIILLAILVLGPEISAGLMYSSYALAQKINIGNFLQRIEAILAVMWMITIYFKVSLYFYASVVGLAKTLNMKDYRPLTLPFGMIAVSLSLIIHPDVTHSSTFDREIWPLFVSTFGLLLPILLLVINAVRTKILRKKGT; the protein is encoded by the coding sequence ATGGAGAAAAATCATAAAATTAGTGAGCAGCAATTTGCAATACTAGTTATTTTATTTACTATTGGCACTACCATCTTGGTGATTCCTGGCAGCCTTGCTCAAGTGGTTGAACAAGATGCATGGCTGGCAGCTGTATTCGGTACAGCTTTAAGTTTCATCCTGGTGGTATTATTCATAGCAGTTGGCAGGATGTTCCCCAATATGACAATTGTTGAAATCAATGAAAAACTGCTTGGTAAATGGTTAGGAAAGGCAGTCTCTCTTTCATTTGTTTTTTTTTCACTTTATTCCACTACTTCATTAATTCAAATAGTAGGCAGTTTCTTAACGACACATATTATGCCTGATACACCAATTGTAACAATTCATATTCTTTTCGCATGCATCTTATTTATGGGAATCCGCCTCGGTCTTGAAACATTAGCCCGTGCTGGAGAAATTTTATTTCCATTTTTCATTTTTCTTTTCATTATTTTAGCAGCTTCTATTTCTCCCCAGATTGATTTTCAGAACATGCAGCCCGTTCTTGAAACAGGGATTAAACCGATGATTAGAGCTGTTTTTCTATTTATTAGTATTTTTTCATTACCTTTGGTTGTCGTATTAATGATTTTCCCTGTTTCAGTGAATCGGCCAAAAGAAGCTGAAAAAACTTTTTTTATCGGCATACTCATAGGCGGACTCTGTTTAATCATCATTATCCTTTTAGCTATTTTAGTTTTAGGCCCTGAAATTAGCGCAGGACTTATGTATTCAAGTTATGCATTAGCTCAAAAAATAAACATAGGAAATTTTCTGCAGCGGATAGAAGCCATTTTGGCGGTTATGTGGATGATTACAATCTATTTTAAGGTTTCCCTTTATTTTTACGCATCTGTGGTAGGACTTGCAAAAACATTGAATATGAAAGATTACAGGCCCCTTACGCTCCCATTTGGAATGATTGCAGTTTCCCTTTCTTTAATCATCCATCCCGATGTGACCCACTCTTCCACATTTGATAGAGAAATTTGGCCATTATTTGTTTCAACTTTCGGACTTCTTCTTCCGATACTCTTATTAGTAATAAATGCAGTCCGGACAAAAATACTCAGAAAAAAAGGAACGTAA
- a CDS encoding serine/threonine protein phosphatase: MAISDVHGCYDEFLKLLELIKYNPASDQLILLGDYLDRGPRSKETLCKVMSLVDEGAIALRGNHDQMFYDWIQMDNERNDLHFFRNGGYATITSYVGNGWFKEIGYDNELVKNAKRYIQDYYQAHLEFLEKLPYFYENEDYIFVHAGINPNLENWKQTDEKDFMWIRDQFLFNDHTHNHTIVHGHTPNTLIHKSNDIYIGNNKIGIDGSCAYGGQLNCLEIINDSIKKHHVMSKNKM, from the coding sequence TTGGCAATAAGTGATGTACACGGGTGTTACGATGAATTCCTTAAGCTGCTGGAATTGATAAAATACAATCCTGCAAGCGACCAATTAATCTTGCTGGGTGATTACTTAGATAGGGGACCAAGGAGCAAGGAAACGCTATGCAAAGTCATGAGCCTGGTTGATGAAGGAGCAATTGCTCTCAGGGGAAATCACGATCAAATGTTTTATGATTGGATTCAAATGGACAATGAACGAAATGATCTTCATTTTTTCAGAAACGGTGGTTATGCAACGATTACAAGTTATGTTGGCAACGGGTGGTTTAAAGAAATTGGCTATGATAATGAATTAGTAAAAAATGCAAAGCGGTACATTCAAGATTACTATCAAGCTCATTTGGAATTCCTCGAAAAGCTTCCTTACTTTTATGAAAACGAAGATTATATCTTTGTGCATGCAGGAATTAATCCCAATCTGGAAAATTGGAAACAGACGGATGAAAAAGATTTTATGTGGATAAGAGATCAATTTTTATTTAATGATCATACCCATAATCATACAATTGTACATGGACATACACCCAATACTCTTATACATAAAAGCAATGATATCTATATTGGCAATAATAAAATAGGGATTGATGGATCATGTGCATATGGAGGTCAGCTTAATTGTCTGGAAATAATAAACGACTCTATAAAAAAGCATCATGTTATGAGCAAAAATAAGATGTAA
- a CDS encoding pentapeptide repeat-containing protein — MSNYLKNNINHLHLSSDCENCFGLCCTALPFAQSADFALNKDGGDPCPNLQADFKCGIHRNLRQKGFRGCAVYECFGAGQHVSQVTYDGNDWRDHPAAAKEMFEVFPIMQQLHEMLYFLNEALSLEEAKSIHKDLQAALDETKSLTYLSPKSILNLNIQAHRMAVNELLLRTSEFVRAKARHKKKKIQNKYHKIGRGSDLIGANLRGENLRGANLRGALLIAADLRDSDMRLTDLIGADFRDADIRGADLTESIFLTQAQMNSAKGDRNTKLPGTLRVPDHWFENGR, encoded by the coding sequence ATGTCTAATTATTTAAAAAACAATATCAATCATCTTCATTTAAGCTCAGACTGTGAAAATTGCTTCGGATTGTGCTGTACAGCTTTACCATTTGCACAATCTGCTGATTTTGCTCTCAATAAAGATGGCGGAGATCCTTGTCCAAACCTGCAAGCAGATTTTAAATGTGGAATTCATCGGAATCTTAGACAAAAAGGATTTAGGGGATGTGCTGTTTATGAATGCTTTGGCGCTGGTCAGCACGTATCTCAAGTAACTTATGATGGGAATGATTGGAGAGATCATCCAGCAGCTGCAAAAGAAATGTTCGAAGTATTTCCTATTATGCAGCAGCTTCATGAAATGCTTTACTTCTTAAATGAAGCTCTTAGTTTAGAAGAGGCTAAATCTATACATAAAGATTTGCAGGCTGCGCTTGATGAGACGAAATCACTGACTTATTTAAGTCCTAAGTCTATCCTTAATCTAAATATTCAAGCCCATAGAATGGCCGTTAACGAGTTGCTTTTGCGTACAAGTGAATTTGTAAGGGCAAAAGCTCGCCATAAGAAAAAAAAGATTCAAAATAAATATCATAAAATAGGTAGGGGCAGTGATCTCATCGGTGCAAATTTAAGAGGTGAAAATCTTAGAGGAGCTAATTTAAGAGGTGCTCTGCTTATTGCCGCGGATCTCAGAGACTCTGACATGAGATTGACTGATCTAATTGGTGCAGATTTTAGAGACGCTGATATTAGAGGTGCAGATCTTACAGAAAGTATTTTTCTCACTCAAGCACAAATGAACTCGGCAAAAGGCGATAGGAATACTAAATTACCAGGAACTTTAAGGGTTCCAGATCATTGGTTTGAAAATGGAAGATAA